GCAGGGGTGCTCTCCGATGAAGATCTCAAGCGCAAGAGCGCGCATCTGCGCACGATGAGAATCGAATAACGCCAGCGGCATCCACCCCCAGCCCAACACCGCGATGTTTAAAAAAATCCTACAATCCCTGTCGAAGTCCCAGGCTGCCAAACCGGCCGCCGCCCCTGTCAGCAAACCGGCGGAAACCGCCCGGCCCGGTTCTGTCTTGCAGCGGATGGCTCCTGTTCCGGTAGCTGCTGCGCCCTCAGTCCGCAGCCCGGAAGATCTGTGCGAAATCCCCCCCAAGATGCCGAAGGAACAGATCCAGGCGCGGCTGAAACTGCTTTACCGCCGTTACAACCGCAGCGCCTCCAGCCTGGATCCCAAGATCCGTGGTGAAGCCGATGCGATGCTGGATGCTATTGTCCGCGTCCGCGAAAAACACTTTGGAGAGATCTGAGATGACACCGCCCGGCGCGGTGCAGCCATCTAGCCTAACAAAAAGCTAAAGTCACTAAGGGTAAGGCCCTGGGCGAAGCTTTCCTCCCCCAGGATGTCCTGGGCAAGCGCGCCTTTCTGCTTTTGGAGCATGCGGATTTTTTCCTCGATGCTGTCCTTGATGAGCAGGCGGTAGGCAAACACGGTCTGCTTCTGGCCGATACGGTGGGTGCGGTCAATGGCCTGGGCCTCCACGGCAGGATTCCACCAGGGGTCGTAAAGGATGACGTAGCTGGCGGCGGTGAGGTTAAGCCCGAACCCGCCTGCCTTGAGGCTGATGAGGAAGATGGCCGGACCGTCATGCTCCTGAAAGGCGCTGACCAGGGCACCCCGGTCCTCCGTAGCACCGGTGAGAATGAAGGTGGTCCAGCCTTGCTGACTGGTCTCTGCCTGGATGATCTCCAGCATCTCCACGAACTGGGAGAAGACGAGCACCTTCTGGCCCTCCTCCATGATGGGCTCCATCTGCTCGATGAGAGCGGCCAGCTTGGCGCTTTCGACCTTGGAGGCGGCGGCTTTCTTTTTGCGCTTGCCGGGCTGGGCTTCTTCAGGAACGGCGGCCTTTTCCAGGCCGATAAGGCGTGGGTCGCAGCAGATCTGGCGCAGGCGCAGGAGGCTGGTGAGAATGTTAAAACGAAACTTGTCTAGCTGGCGGCTGGTTTCGACTTTGAGGAGCTGCGCGCGTGCACGTTTGATCTCCGCCTGGTAGAGGGTGGCCTGGGTGCCTTCCATTTCCACGATGAGGTCTTCCTCCACGCGGTCCGGCAGGTCGGTGGCGACTTCTTGTTTGGTGCGGCGCAGGAGAAAGGGCTTGGTGCGGGCGGCCAGGCGGCGGCGGGCCAGCGGGTCCTCGCTAGCATCAAAGATGCGGTTAAAGCTGGCACGGCTGCCGAGGATGCCGGGCATGGCAAAGGCGAAGATGGACCAGAGATCCAGCAGGCGGTTTTCAATTGGCGTGCCGGTGAGTGCCAGGCGATGCCGGGCATCCAGAGCGCAGGCGGCTTTGGCACTTTGGGAGGTGGGGTTCTTGATGGCCTGGGCCTCGTCCAAAATGACGGCTCCCCAGCTCACCTCACGGAGGGTTTCTTCGTGGATGCGAAGATGCGGGTAGTGGATGACGAGGAGGTCTGCCTGGCCATCCAGACCGGTTTTGCCGGCATTGCTACGGTTCCAGACTTCCACTTTCAAGTCCGGGCAGAAGCGGGCGGCCTCGGCACGCCAGTTGTCCTGGACGGACTTCGGGCAGACGACGAGCAGTGGTTCCTTTACTTTTTGTTCGGCGCGTAGCCAAGCCATCCAGGTGAGGGCTTGCAGGGTCTTGCCCAGGCCCATGTCATCCGCCAGCACGCCGCCGAAGCGGTTGGTGGAGAGGTAGGCCAGGAAATGGAATCCCTCGGTTTGATACTGGCGCAGCGTGGCACTGATCGCGGCAGGTTGGTCCGGGGTGACGCGGGTTTCGATTTCCTCCAGCCGGCGGCGCACCTGCTGCGCGCGTTCCGCAGGAAGGAGATGGCTGTCACCACGGGCCACACTGCCGAGCTGCAATGCGTGAAGACGTTGTTTCTCCCCGGTGAGCTGATGGGTGGAGAGGCCCAGATCGGCCAGGTCCTGCTGCTGCTGGGTGGAGAGGTCGAATTCAAGCTTCCGCCAGCCTTTGCTCCCCAGCTTGACCCATCTGCCCTTGGCCTTCAGCAGGAGGTCAATTTCTTCTTGAGTCAGGGTGTGGTCGCTTACATCCAAGGCCAGGCTGAGATCAAACCAGTCCACACCGCTTTTGGATTCCTCAATGTCCAGGCGCATCGTCCCGGCCACCTTGCCATCGCGAAGGGTGGCCAGCTCGGCATCCAGTTCCACGTTGATGCCGGGCGGACGGCGGTCCAGCCAGGCGAGGAACTGGTCCGGCCAGTCTTTGCCGACGATGCGTTGTTCCACTTTTGCTTCGCCGTCGCTGGTGGGGCGCAGGGACATCTGGCGCAACCAGGCCCCTGTCGGGGAAAGGGCGGATTTGTCGAGCTGGATGAGCTGCGCGGAATTCTTCTGGGAGGCCTGGTGGCGGTAGTGGGTGATCCATTGGCTGCCATTCCAGACCCGGGGTGCTTCCACGCCGCCGAAAGAGGCTTTGGCGTCCAGGCGAAAGTATTCACTGGGGGAATGGGAATAGCGGTGGATCCCGCTGCGGATGGTAATGTCCGCCTTGACCAGCTTGATTTTCCCGGCCAGCCGGGCCGGTGGTTCGAGGCCCAGCTTGGCCAGGGCACTGACGCCCTCGCGTGTCTCCAAGGCCTGGGCAGGAATGGTGACCGGCCAGGTTTGCCGTTCATTTTTGAAGGGCCAGTAAGACAGGGGATAAACCACCTCGCTGGTGACGTAATGCATGGGGCTGCCGGGAAGAATGGCGACGGGCGGTGGCGGTGCTATGCCTTCTGCGGTCAACAGGCGCAGCTTGTAATTGCCGGTGGCGTCCAGGGCTGGCAGAAGCTCCCATTTCAGGGCTTCTTCAGAAATCTGTACCGGCTCCCCGGAGGCGGAGGCGACATGCAGGAAAAACATGTCCTGACTGCTGATCAGGCGGGCCAGACTGCGGTTCAGGCTTTCTGACATCGCACCAATCTCTGAGCCGATGACTTCGCGGTACATGCCCTGGGCTGACTGCAGCACGATGCTGGAGCCAGCGCTGAGCTGGGGGACTTGTGGCCCGTAAGAAGGGCCATAGGAAGGCCCGTGAGAGGCATTTTGACTGAGTTCCTTGAGCAGTTTTTGGGTGACTTTGCCAAACTCCGCATCGCCTGGATGACGGACCTGGATCAATGCGGCGCTGGAATGCAGGACGAGGCGGAGTTCTGGAGCGGGAGCACCGGCTTCCTCCTCAGGCTCCTGCCAGCTGCCGAGATTTTTTTTCCACTCTTCGATCTCCTGAAGGCGCTGCCATTTTTTCAGAAGCTCTTTTTGCAGCATTGGGTCCACGACTTCGGGGAGTGGGGGCGGCATCTCCAGGCTGGATTTCTTCATGGCCATGGCCAGGTAGGCGATGAATTCCCAGAGAGTGGTGGGAGGCAGTTCATCCGGCCACAGGCTGAGCTGACGGTAGCCCCAGTAATTGCTGCGGCCACAGGCCTGATGAATCTCCATTTGATCCACCAAGGAGGTTTTGTTCAGCCACCAGGGCTCCACTGTAGCGAGGAATTTGAGGGCTGTTTTGTTCAGCTTTTTGCCCACTTTGGCTTCGATCTGGCCGGCGAAAGAATCGGGAGGAAGGGATGGGACTTCGAATGCCGTGGGTTTTTCCGGTCTGCCTGAAAGAGTGCCGGCTGGGGATGCGACGGATTTGGCATGGCCAGCGTGTTTGCGCAGTTCCAGGATGACGGCGGCGGCGTGTTTGCAGTCATGTTGGTAGGGGCAGGTGCAGTCTGTGACGGCTTCCGGGCCATCAAAGAAAAGAGTGGTCGTATAAAGCTTCCCCCCCTGGACCCTGGCCTCCAGCCCCAGCCCGTCCTCCACCCGGCGCAGGCTGCGCACCGCCCGTTCACGCATGAGGGCCGCACCCCGGCTGACGATGTGAGACTCAAAGAGATTCAGCGCTGCAATGATGGATTCTCTTTGTTCCTGGGTGAGCTGAATGACGGCGGCAGCGGACATGATAATTAAACCGCAGAAAGAAGCATGCTGCGGTCTGGCTTCCAGAGTTTTCCCATGAATACTGTGGGATGGCTGTGGCCAGGCAGATGCGCCGATGGCGTGCCAATGGCCGCTTCATGATAGGGCTTGAGCTGCTTCAAGGATTCATCCGCCAGAGAGTGAAATTGAGCGTCGTTGCAAAAGTCACCCAGGCCAGATAGGGAACCAAGAGCAGGCCAGAAGACAACCTCACCCGCCAAAAGTTAATCAGCGTCAGCAGGATGGCCAGCCATAGGGCGATGATGACAGCCAGGGCGGCACCCATTTGATGGGCACCGAAGAAGACGGGAGTCCAGGCGGCATTGAGGGCCAGTTGAATGAAATACAAGGTCAGGGGTCGGCGCTGCCGGGTCCACCCGCCCTGCTTCCACACCAGCCAGGCGGCGACGGCCATGAGGGTATAAAGCAGCGTCCAGGCGGGACCAAAAACCCAGGAGGGCGGATTCCAGGAGGGTTTGTTCAGGCCCGCATACCACTCGCCAGGAAGGGTAAAGGCTCCCAGGGCCGGAGCACAGAAGGTGATTACCAGGAACCCCAGCAGAGCCAGGGTTGAGTTCCATTTGGAAAGAGCAGGTTTCATTCGGAATCACTCTATACACCTTGTCAGGCATTCGCCAGCGTGCAGTCTGATCATCTTCAACGGAAAGGAGGCGGGCGCAGATGAAGTAATGGGTTTATGCCCATCTCTTCTTTGCGCGCCTGCTTTTTTCTGCTGGTTCTTCACAGCGCCTTGCAGGCCCAGGTTCCGGGAGGCTCTTGGGAAAAGCTGGCCGATCCTGCCAAAAAAGGCTGGTCAGTGGGAAAGCTCCAGGCCGCACGGCAATACACCAGCACGCTGGACACGGAAGCTGTGATGATCGTCGTGGACGGCAAGGTGCTGGATGAATGGGGCGCGGTTGAGCAGCGCTT
This Prosthecobacter sp. SYSU 5D2 DNA region includes the following protein-coding sequences:
- a CDS encoding DEAD/DEAH box helicase — translated: MSAAAVIQLTQEQRESIIAALNLFESHIVSRGAALMRERAVRSLRRVEDGLGLEARVQGGKLYTTTLFFDGPEAVTDCTCPYQHDCKHAAAVILELRKHAGHAKSVASPAGTLSGRPEKPTAFEVPSLPPDSFAGQIEAKVGKKLNKTALKFLATVEPWWLNKTSLVDQMEIHQACGRSNYWGYRQLSLWPDELPPTTLWEFIAYLAMAMKKSSLEMPPPLPEVVDPMLQKELLKKWQRLQEIEEWKKNLGSWQEPEEEAGAPAPELRLVLHSSAALIQVRHPGDAEFGKVTQKLLKELSQNASHGPSYGPSYGPQVPQLSAGSSIVLQSAQGMYREVIGSEIGAMSESLNRSLARLISSQDMFFLHVASASGEPVQISEEALKWELLPALDATGNYKLRLLTAEGIAPPPPVAILPGSPMHYVTSEVVYPLSYWPFKNERQTWPVTIPAQALETREGVSALAKLGLEPPARLAGKIKLVKADITIRSGIHRYSHSPSEYFRLDAKASFGGVEAPRVWNGSQWITHYRHQASQKNSAQLIQLDKSALSPTGAWLRQMSLRPTSDGEAKVEQRIVGKDWPDQFLAWLDRRPPGINVELDAELATLRDGKVAGTMRLDIEESKSGVDWFDLSLALDVSDHTLTQEEIDLLLKAKGRWVKLGSKGWRKLEFDLSTQQQQDLADLGLSTHQLTGEKQRLHALQLGSVARGDSHLLPAERAQQVRRRLEEIETRVTPDQPAAISATLRQYQTEGFHFLAYLSTNRFGGVLADDMGLGKTLQALTWMAWLRAEQKVKEPLLVVCPKSVQDNWRAEAARFCPDLKVEVWNRSNAGKTGLDGQADLLVIHYPHLRIHEETLREVSWGAVILDEAQAIKNPTSQSAKAACALDARHRLALTGTPIENRLLDLWSIFAFAMPGILGSRASFNRIFDASEDPLARRRLAARTKPFLLRRTKQEVATDLPDRVEEDLIVEMEGTQATLYQAEIKRARAQLLKVETSRQLDKFRFNILTSLLRLRQICCDPRLIGLEKAAVPEEAQPGKRKKKAAASKVESAKLAALIEQMEPIMEEGQKVLVFSQFVEMLEIIQAETSQQGWTTFILTGATEDRGALVSAFQEHDGPAIFLISLKAGGFGLNLTAASYVILYDPWWNPAVEAQAIDRTHRIGQKQTVFAYRLLIKDSIEEKIRMLQKQKGALAQDILGEESFAQGLTLSDFSFLLG
- a CDS encoding TspO/MBR family protein, with translation MKPALSKWNSTLALLGFLVITFCAPALGAFTLPGEWYAGLNKPSWNPPSWVFGPAWTLLYTLMAVAAWLVWKQGGWTRQRRPLTLYFIQLALNAAWTPVFFGAHQMGAALAVIIALWLAILLTLINFWRVRLSSGLLLVPYLAWVTFATTLNFTLWRMNP